TCGGCCGCCACCGCAAGCTGCTGCACCTGGCCCGCGGCCTCGCCGGGGTCGCCCTCGTCGGCCTCGGCCTCGCGGTCTTCCTCGTCGTCCGGGGCTCCGCCGCCCAGCTCGGCAACGTCCTCACGGCCGCCATCGCCGTGCTCACCGGGATCGCCCTGCTCGCCGGCCCCTACCTCGTGCGGATGACCCAGGACCTCTCCGAGGAGCGCCTGATGCGCATCCGTGCCCAGGAGCGGGCCGAGGTCGCCGCCCACGTCCACGACTCCGTGCTGCACACCCTCACCCTGATCCAGCGCAACGCGGACGAGGCGGGCGAGGTCAGACGCCTCGCCCGCGCCCAGGAACGCGAGCTGCGCAACTGGCTCTACAACCCGGAGGGCACCGGCAAGGACGAGGACGACGAACCGGAGACCCTGGCCGAGGCGGTCAAACGGGCCGCCGCCGAGGTGGAGGACAAGCACGGCGTGCCTCTGGAGGTCGTCGTCGTCGGCGACTGCCCCCTCGACGAGAAGCTGTCCGCACAGATGCAGGCCGCGCGCGAGGCGATGGTCAACGCCGCCAAGTACGGTGGCGAGGGCGGGGCGGTCCAGGTCTTCGCGGAGGTCGAGGGCCGTACGGTCTTCGTGTCCGTACGGGACCGGGGTCCGGGTTTCGACCTGGACGAGGTTCCCGGGGACCGCATGGGCGTACGAGAATCAATCATCGGCCGGATGCAGCGCAACGGCGGGACCGCCCGCCTGCGTTCGGTGCCCGGCGGGGGCACCGAGGTCGAGCTGGAGATGGAGAGGGCGAGCGAATGACCGAGAACACCGAAGCCACCGGGGGCCCGGAGCGACGGGTACGGGTCGTGCTCGTCGACGACCACCGGATGTTCCGCACCGGGGTGCAGGCCGAGATCGGCCGCACCGAGGAGACCGGCGTCGAGGTGGTCGGCGAGGCCGCCGACGCCGACCAGGCCGTCACCGTCATCACCGCGACGCGCCCCGAGGTCGTCCTCCTCGACGTCCACCTCCCGGGCGGCGGCGGCGTCGAGGTCCTCCGCCGCTGCGCCCCTCTGATGGGCGCGGTGGAGAACCCGGTCCGCTTCCTCGCGCTGTCCGTGTCGGACGCCGCGGAGGACGTCATCGGCGTGATCCGGGGCGGTGCCCGCGGCTACGTCACCAAGACGATCACCGGCACCGACCTCGTCGACTCCGTCTTCCGGGTCCAGGAGGGCGACGCCGTCTTCTCCCCCCGCCTGGCCGGCTTCGTCCTCGACGCCTTCGCCTCCACGGACGCCCCGCCGGTCGACGAGGACCTGGACCGCCTCACCCAGCGCGAGCGCGAGGTCCTGCGGCTGATCGCCCGCGGCTACGCCTACAAGGAGATCGCCAAGCAACTGTTCATCTCGGTGAAGACGGTGGAGTCGCACGTCTCGGCGGTGCTGCGCAAGCTCCAGCTCTCCAACCGGCACGAACTGACCCGCTGGGCGACGGCGCGACGGCTGGTCTGAGGCCGCGGCGGGCTGCTACGCCACCCGCGTCGCGCCCGCGAACGGCATCTGGTCGATCGGCGCGATGCGTACCGGTGCTCCCGGACGCGGGGCGTGGATCATCTGGCCGCCGCCGATGTAGAGGCCGACGTGGCTGATCCCGGAGTAGAAGAACACCAGGTCGCCGGGGGCCAGTTGGGAGCGCGGGATGCGCCGGCCGGCGTTGATCTGGGTGTAGGTGGTGCGCGGCAGGCTCACGCCCGCCGCCTTCCAGGCCGCCTGGGTGAGGCCGGAGCAGTCGAAGGCGTTCGGGCCGGTCGCGCCCCAGACGTACGGCTTGCCGATCGCGCCGTGGGCGAAGGCGATGGCCTGCCCGGCACGGGAGTCGGGGGCCGAGGCCGGACCGCTGCGGGCCGTGGAGCGGTCGGCGTGGCCCGGGCCGCCGCCGTGCCGGGCGTCGGCGGAGCGCTCGAAGTCGGCGCGCTCGTCGGCGGTGAGGGTGTCCAGCAACTGCCGGGCGTCGGCCAGCTTGGCCCGGACCGCGGTGCGGTGCTCGCGCAGTTCGGTGCGGCGGGCGGCGAGGCGTTCGGTCTCCTGGTCGGCGCGGGCCTTGACCTGGGCGATCCGGGAGACCTGCCGCTTGATGCTCCGCAGCAGCCCGGTCTGCCGGTCGCCCGCCCGGTCGAGGTAGGAGGCGCGTTCCAGATAGGCGTCGGGGTCGGAGGAGAGCGCCAGTTGCAGGGCCGGGTCCAGGGTGCCGGAACGGTACTGCGCGGTGGCCAGCGAACCGAGCGCGTGCCGGGCGGTGTTGAGGCGGCCGGTGCGGCGGGCGGCCTCGTCGGTCAGGGCGTCGACGGTGCGGGTCGCGGCGTCCGCCTTCTCCTTCGCCCCGTTGTACTTCTCGGTGGCGACCTCGGCGTCGTGGTAGAGCCGGTCGACCTTCGCCTTGACCTGTGCCGCGGTGGGAGCCGGTTCGGCGGGGGCCGCGCCCGCCCCGGTGACCGAGCCGGCGGTGGCCGCCCCGGCGAGCGCCAGGGTGGCGGCGGTGCGGGCAGCAGGGCCGGTGAGCGGGCGCTGCTTGGGTTTTCGATGAGCTGACCTGCGGTGCGCTGCCACGGGGGCGGCATCCTTCCTCTCGGCTGTCCGCCGGCAACGGCGGCGGGTCCGGGATGGACGCTAATCCCGGCGCGGAGAAAAGAGTCGCCATGACAGCTATTGCCCTGATGTGGCGTTTCGCCGGCCACGGATGATCGAAGTGCCGAGCAAGGCTTGCCTCACTGAAGAGTAAAACTCTGGCCATGGCTAGGCTCCCGAGCCATGGACGTACTCATCAATGTCTTCGTCGCCCTGCACATCATCGGCATCGCCTCCCTGCTGGGAGGCTTCCTGACGCAGATGAAGGCCATGGGGTCGGGGACCGCCCGGTTCACCCCCGCGATGCTGCACGGCGCGCTGACCATGCTGGTCACCGGCGTGGCCCTGGTCGGCCTCAACCAGGCCGACGACCAGACCGTGAACAACGTCAAGATCGGCATCAAGCTGGCGCTGCTGGTCGTCATCCTCGCCCTGGTCTACGTCAAGCGTGACGAGGAGAAGGTCGACAAGGGCGCGTTCATCGCGGTCGGCGCCCTGACGACCGTCAACATCTTCATCGCCACCGTCTGGACCTGAGCCCGGACCCGAACCTGTCGGGGCGGCCGGTGACCGGCCGCCCCCGCCCTGTGTCACGCCGGGCGTACGCTCCCGTAGATCGGCATGTAGTAGATCGACTCCTCGCGCACGTTCGCGCCCGGCTTCGGGGCGTGGATCATCATCCCGTCGCCCTTGTAGATGCCGACGTGGCTGATGTCGTCGTAGAAGAAGACCAGGTCCCCGGGCTGGAGGTCGGACGTGGCGACCCGCGTGCCGACCTCGACCTGGTCCCATGTGGTCCGGGGCAGGGTCACGCCCGCCTCCCGCCAGGCCGCCTGCGTCAGCCCCGAGCAGTCGTAGCTGGAGGGGCCCGTCGCGCCCCACACGTACGGCTTCCCGATCTGGGCGCGGGCGAAGGCCAGCACCTTCTCCGCCTTGGCGGCGTAACCGCTGCCCGTCCCGGAGCCGGACCCCGGACCCGTGCCCGTACCGGTGCCCGATCCGGACCCCGAACCGCCGCCGGACCCCTCCGCGGCCTCCTCGCGGGTCTTCTCCTCGGCCTCGGCCTTCTCCTTCGCCTCGGCGGCCTGGCGGGCGGCCAGCTTCGCCGCCTTCTCCTTCGCCTCGGCCTCCTTCTTGCGCTCCAGCTCCGCCAGCCGCGCCTTCTCCTCGGCGGTCAGCCGGGACAGCAGTCCGCGCGCCTCGGTCAGCT
This sequence is a window from Streptomyces parvus. Protein-coding genes within it:
- a CDS encoding ATP-binding protein — protein: MPAATTRAASSLAADPEEPPVRKLYRSADGRLLGGVARGLAGHLGLPVAWVRFLFLGLFFTDGLGAVLYAVFWIVVPLGVGGVDAPRSVFEVSADGRRKLRKPDKGQFVALIALLVGAAVFVANVDMGSEADRYIWPTLLIGAGSVLVWRQADNARRARWMEVGRHRKLLHLARGLAGVALVGLGLAVFLVVRGSAAQLGNVLTAAIAVLTGIALLAGPYLVRMTQDLSEERLMRIRAQERAEVAAHVHDSVLHTLTLIQRNADEAGEVRRLARAQERELRNWLYNPEGTGKDEDDEPETLAEAVKRAAAEVEDKHGVPLEVVVVGDCPLDEKLSAQMQAAREAMVNAAKYGGEGGAVQVFAEVEGRTVFVSVRDRGPGFDLDEVPGDRMGVRESIIGRMQRNGGTARLRSVPGGGTEVELEMERASE
- a CDS encoding response regulator transcription factor, whose protein sequence is MTENTEATGGPERRVRVVLVDDHRMFRTGVQAEIGRTEETGVEVVGEAADADQAVTVITATRPEVVLLDVHLPGGGGVEVLRRCAPLMGAVENPVRFLALSVSDAAEDVIGVIRGGARGYVTKTITGTDLVDSVFRVQEGDAVFSPRLAGFVLDAFASTDAPPVDEDLDRLTQREREVLRLIARGYAYKEIAKQLFISVKTVESHVSAVLRKLQLSNRHELTRWATARRLV
- a CDS encoding C40 family peptidase, translating into MAAHRRSAHRKPKQRPLTGPAARTAATLALAGAATAGSVTGAGAAPAEPAPTAAQVKAKVDRLYHDAEVATEKYNGAKEKADAATRTVDALTDEAARRTGRLNTARHALGSLATAQYRSGTLDPALQLALSSDPDAYLERASYLDRAGDRQTGLLRSIKRQVSRIAQVKARADQETERLAARRTELREHRTAVRAKLADARQLLDTLTADERADFERSADARHGGGPGHADRSTARSGPASAPDSRAGQAIAFAHGAIGKPYVWGATGPNAFDCSGLTQAAWKAAGVSLPRTTYTQINAGRRIPRSQLAPGDLVFFYSGISHVGLYIGGGQMIHAPRPGAPVRIAPIDQMPFAGATRVA
- a CDS encoding C40 family peptidase, with protein sequence MPVLASHRKPRTKVRTTTPAVGLTTAALASVTLLSTQSATAAPAEPKPAIEDVQRKVDALYRQAGTATQEYNRARAASSSQQRKVDTLLADVAKRTEKINEARRALGSYAAAQYRSGGIAPTATFFFADDPQGYFDQSRLMDRATEKQQKAVSDFRTQQASAARKRAEAVKSLETLTETQATLASSKKDVQTKLTEARGLLSRLTAEEKARLAELERKKEAEAKEKAAKLAARQAAEAKEKAEAEEKTREEAAEGSGGGSGSGSGTGTGTGPGSGSGTGSGYAAKAEKVLAFARAQIGKPYVWGATGPSSYDCSGLTQAAWREAGVTLPRTTWDQVEVGTRVATSDLQPGDLVFFYDDISHVGIYKGDGMMIHAPKPGANVREESIYYMPIYGSVRPA